The following proteins are co-located in the Corynebacterium aquilae DSM 44791 genome:
- a CDS encoding PrsW family intramembrane metalloprotease, which translates to MTATTQPQPHTTHNATAGAHEFFRPQSALWWAYCGLVAVGTSGILIAVSRGFLAAKDALWLTTPLFAITLVLFVMMVLACDPYRARRPWVFALGSLAGGTVATWLSLHGNQAITNVVTALMPDAVGEKWSAAIAGPTTEEWSKMLVIMLVMLIANHTCTRIMHGLLLGGFVGLGFQLFENIIYASNSALSNANSDLSGALSVTVMRSLVGVSSHWLFSAIVGTGVAILVGRSVRQFSLPQRIIRFLGLFLCGYSLHFLWNSPVPEGDMGVVVLVAKVPLIIMVFVIVLRWVWKQERNWLTEVDQKVSADYFAGPGREKENSAGLDFDLSDIRAAIGTRKQRVKVRKKIKSTHGKQAVKELTTRQKHYVDALQAWGRRDSQIDSDIWN; encoded by the coding sequence ATGACCGCAACCACGCAGCCACAGCCCCACACCACCCACAACGCCACCGCGGGAGCACACGAGTTTTTCCGCCCCCAATCCGCCCTATGGTGGGCCTATTGCGGCCTGGTAGCGGTGGGCACCTCCGGCATTTTGATCGCGGTCTCCCGCGGTTTTCTCGCCGCCAAAGATGCGCTCTGGCTGACCACCCCACTATTTGCCATCACCCTGGTGCTGTTCGTGATGATGGTGCTGGCCTGCGATCCCTATCGGGCCCGCCGTCCCTGGGTATTCGCACTGGGAAGCCTCGCCGGCGGCACCGTGGCAACCTGGCTGTCACTGCACGGAAACCAGGCGATCACAAACGTGGTTACCGCACTGATGCCAGATGCGGTGGGGGAGAAATGGTCAGCAGCTATCGCCGGACCCACCACCGAAGAATGGTCGAAAATGCTGGTCATCATGCTGGTGATGCTCATCGCCAACCACACCTGCACCCGCATCATGCACGGATTGCTGTTGGGCGGGTTCGTCGGATTGGGCTTCCAGCTCTTCGAAAACATCATCTACGCCAGCAACAGCGCGCTGAGCAACGCCAACAGTGACCTCAGCGGCGCGTTGAGCGTGACCGTGATGCGAAGCCTGGTGGGAGTATCCTCCCACTGGTTGTTCTCTGCGATCGTGGGCACAGGGGTGGCGATCCTGGTGGGACGCTCCGTTCGCCAGTTCTCGCTCCCCCAACGCATCATTCGCTTCCTCGGGCTGTTCCTGTGCGGCTACAGCCTCCACTTCTTGTGGAACTCCCCAGTACCTGAGGGAGACATGGGCGTGGTCGTCCTCGTGGCTAAAGTCCCGCTGATCATCATGGTGTTCGTGATCGTATTGCGGTGGGTGTGGAAACAGGAACGCAACTGGCTGACAGAGGTCGACCAAAAAGTCAGCGCCGACTACTTCGCAGGACCTGGCCGTGAGAAGGAAAACTCCGCCGGGCTCGACTTTGACTTAAGCGACATCCGCGCAGCCATCGGAACCCGCAAACAGCGGGTCAAAGTCCGCAAAAAGATCAAAAGCACCCACGGCAAACAGGCGGTGAAAGAACTCACCACCCGCCAAAAACATTATGTGGACGCCCTCCAGGCGTGGGGGCGCCGCGACTCCCAGATCGACTCCGACATCTGGAACTAA
- a CDS encoding acyl-CoA thioesterase has product MNESAHSTHVDVRWSDFDRFGHINNVAYIELAQEARNIFAVEEFVGRGLPVPAVFVKHMEVDYLRPILPDTTQVLVTTSVVRIGTTSFTTRQSVFDRNGNECAVVTCVQVAVDVATSTPRPITASEVKVLQLGAPANDETSDNAD; this is encoded by the coding sequence ATGAATGAGAGCGCACATTCCACTCACGTCGATGTCCGATGGTCTGACTTTGACCGTTTCGGTCACATCAACAATGTGGCCTACATCGAGCTAGCCCAGGAAGCCCGCAACATCTTCGCCGTGGAGGAGTTTGTCGGCCGGGGGCTGCCGGTTCCTGCAGTGTTCGTCAAGCACATGGAGGTCGATTACCTCCGCCCGATCCTGCCGGATACCACCCAGGTGCTGGTCACCACGAGTGTTGTGCGTATCGGCACCACCAGCTTTACCACCCGCCAGTCCGTGTTCGATCGCAATGGCAATGAGTGCGCCGTGGTGACGTGTGTGCAGGTGGCGGTCGATGTGGCTACCTCCACCCCGCGTCCGATTACCGCCAGCGAGGTCAAGGTGTTGCAGCTGGGTGCCCCGGCTAACGATGAGACTAGCGACAACGCGGACTAG
- a CDS encoding single-stranded DNA-binding protein: MALHSFTAVGMICSDPHYKQTAPNQGVTKFRLKATKSARTADGQWIEQDSLWLTVEAWGQLAENARRSLSKLMNVIVVGTLVTHEYDNERGEHRSTTVLKAHAIGPDLNRYLVPEPTPHGSADIQQREQYQSLDDQGLHTWIDSSTIEPRYNDRDAQPTPRAHNRSPKLTNHPPHQPHPPQLTAIK, translated from the coding sequence ATGGCCCTGCACTCCTTTACCGCCGTCGGCATGATCTGCTCCGACCCGCACTACAAACAAACCGCCCCCAACCAAGGCGTGACCAAATTCCGCCTCAAAGCCACCAAATCCGCCCGCACCGCCGACGGCCAATGGATCGAACAAGACAGCCTCTGGCTCACCGTCGAAGCCTGGGGGCAGCTCGCCGAAAACGCCCGCCGCAGCTTGAGCAAACTGATGAACGTCATCGTCGTCGGCACGCTCGTCACCCACGAATACGACAACGAGCGCGGCGAACACCGCTCCACCACCGTCCTCAAAGCGCACGCCATCGGCCCCGACCTCAACCGCTATCTCGTGCCCGAACCCACCCCGCACGGCAGCGCCGACATTCAACAGCGCGAACAGTACCAATCCCTCGACGACCAAGGACTGCACACCTGGATCGACTCCTCCACCATCGAACCCCGCTACAACGACCGCGACGCGCAACCCACACCCCGGGCCCACAACCGCAGCCCCAAACTCACCAACCACCCGCCCCACCAACCTCACCCGCCCCAGCTGACCGCCATCAAATAA
- the ettA gene encoding energy-dependent translational throttle protein EttA — protein MGEFIYTMKSVRKAHGDKVILDNVTMAFYPGAKIGVVGPNGAGKSSILKIMAGIDQPSNGEAYLEPGATVGILLQEPPLNEEKTVRENVEEGLGEIFEKKQRFEAIAEEMATNYTDELMEEMGKLQEQLDAADAWEIDSKIEQALDALRCPPGDAPVTHLSGGERRRVALAKLLLSEPDLLLLDEPTNHLDAESVLWLEQHLAKYPGAVLAVTHDRYFLDHVAQWICEVDRGKLYPYEGNYSTYLETKAERLEVAGKKDQKLQKRLKEELAWVRSGAKARQAKNKARLQRYEEMVAEAEKYKKLDFEEIQIPTPPRLGNQVVEVNNLTKGFDGRTLIKDLSFTLPRNGIVGVIGPNGVGKSTLFKTIVGLEQPDSGEVKVGQTVQLSYVDQGRENIDPEKTVWEVVSDGLDYIHVGQNEMPSRAYLSAFGFKGPDQQKPSKVLSGGERNRLNLALTLKQGGNLILLDEPTNDLDVETLSSLENALQQFPGCAVVISHDRWFLDRTCTHILAWEGNVEEGKWFWFEGNFEEYEKNKVERLGPEAARPSRVTHRKLTR, from the coding sequence ATGGGCGAATTCATCTACACGATGAAAAGTGTCCGCAAGGCACACGGCGACAAAGTCATCCTCGACAACGTCACCATGGCCTTCTACCCGGGCGCCAAAATTGGTGTTGTCGGCCCCAACGGTGCCGGTAAGTCCTCCATCCTGAAAATCATGGCTGGCATCGACCAGCCCAGCAACGGTGAGGCCTACCTCGAGCCGGGCGCCACCGTCGGCATCCTGCTGCAGGAACCGCCGCTGAACGAAGAAAAAACCGTGCGCGAAAACGTCGAAGAAGGCCTCGGCGAAATCTTCGAAAAGAAGCAGCGCTTCGAAGCCATCGCCGAAGAGATGGCCACCAATTACACCGACGAGCTCATGGAAGAAATGGGCAAGCTCCAAGAGCAGCTCGACGCCGCCGACGCGTGGGAGATCGACTCCAAAATCGAGCAGGCCCTCGACGCCCTGCGCTGCCCGCCCGGCGACGCCCCCGTCACCCACCTGTCCGGTGGTGAGCGCCGCCGCGTCGCACTAGCCAAACTGCTGCTGTCCGAGCCCGACCTGCTGCTGCTCGACGAGCCCACCAACCACCTCGACGCAGAAAGCGTGCTCTGGCTGGAGCAGCACCTCGCGAAATACCCCGGCGCCGTCCTCGCCGTCACCCACGACCGCTACTTCCTCGATCACGTAGCCCAGTGGATCTGTGAGGTCGACCGCGGCAAGCTCTACCCCTACGAAGGCAACTACTCCACCTACCTGGAAACCAAGGCAGAACGCCTCGAGGTCGCAGGTAAGAAGGACCAGAAGCTGCAAAAGCGCCTGAAGGAAGAACTCGCCTGGGTTCGTTCCGGCGCTAAGGCACGCCAGGCCAAGAACAAGGCCCGTCTGCAGCGCTACGAGGAAATGGTCGCCGAAGCCGAGAAGTACAAGAAGCTCGACTTCGAAGAAATCCAAATCCCCACCCCGCCGCGCCTGGGCAACCAGGTCGTCGAGGTCAACAACCTCACCAAGGGCTTCGACGGCCGCACCCTCATCAAGGACCTGTCGTTCACCCTGCCGCGCAACGGCATCGTCGGCGTCATCGGCCCCAACGGTGTCGGCAAGTCCACCCTGTTCAAGACCATCGTCGGACTCGAGCAGCCGGACTCCGGCGAAGTCAAGGTCGGCCAGACCGTACAGCTGTCCTACGTTGACCAGGGCCGCGAAAACATCGACCCGGAAAAGACCGTGTGGGAAGTCGTCTCCGACGGCCTGGACTACATCCACGTCGGCCAAAACGAAATGCCGTCCCGCGCCTACCTGTCCGCCTTCGGTTTCAAAGGCCCCGATCAGCAAAAGCCCTCCAAGGTTCTCTCCGGTGGTGAGCGCAACCGCCTCAACCTCGCACTGACCCTGAAGCAGGGCGGCAACCTGATCCTCCTCGACGAGCCGACCAACGACCTGGACGTCGAAACCCTGTCCTCCCTGGAAAACGCCCTCCAGCAGTTCCCGGGCTGTGCCGTGGTCATCTCCCACGACCGCTGGTTCCTCGACCGCACCTGTACCCACATCCTCGCCTGGGAAGGCAACGTGGAAGAAGGCAAGTGGTTCTGGTTCGAAGGCAACTTCGAAGAGTACGAAAAGAACAAGGTGGAGCGCCTCGGCCCGGAGGCCGCCCGCCCCTCCCGCGTCACTCACCGTAAGCTGACCCGCTAA
- a CDS encoding mechanosensitive ion channel family protein, with the protein MKLLTVEHLADKPLKIAIILLLALIGHIVFRQIVATLCRRAARGDGTRQKARLQTLSGVGKSAVAIVVWTWAGMTILSTVGINVAPLIASAGVAGVALGFGAQSLVKDFLTGIFMLIEDQYGVGDTVTIGDVTGEVEAVTLRLTTIRDIDGTRWYIRNGQVTEVGNATQEIVNARVDVPVGLSNTVEDALAAIGHAATLAANDEELKHLVAGEPVVDGVTQVETDHMVIRVHVPTHPGQQWKMKREMLARIIPALKDAQVATAYPHGVGIPHPQN; encoded by the coding sequence GTGAAACTACTCACCGTTGAACACCTTGCTGACAAACCCCTCAAAATCGCCATCATCCTGCTGCTTGCCCTCATCGGGCACATCGTCTTCAGACAGATAGTGGCCACCCTGTGCCGGCGTGCAGCCCGCGGTGACGGCACCCGCCAAAAAGCCCGCCTACAAACCCTCTCCGGTGTCGGAAAATCCGCCGTTGCCATTGTGGTGTGGACCTGGGCGGGTATGACCATCCTGTCCACCGTCGGCATTAACGTCGCCCCACTGATTGCCTCCGCCGGGGTTGCCGGCGTCGCCCTCGGATTCGGCGCACAATCCCTCGTCAAAGACTTCCTCACCGGTATTTTCATGCTCATCGAAGACCAATACGGCGTCGGTGACACCGTCACCATTGGTGATGTCACCGGCGAAGTGGAAGCCGTCACCCTGCGCCTGACCACCATCCGCGACATCGACGGCACCCGCTGGTACATCCGCAACGGCCAAGTAACAGAGGTCGGCAACGCCACCCAAGAAATCGTCAACGCCCGCGTCGACGTGCCTGTGGGCCTGTCCAACACCGTCGAAGACGCCCTCGCCGCCATCGGGCACGCCGCCACCCTTGCCGCCAACGACGAGGAACTTAAACACCTCGTCGCCGGCGAACCAGTCGTCGACGGGGTCACCCAAGTCGAAACCGACCACATGGTCATCCGGGTACACGTCCCCACCCACCCCGGCCAACAGTGGAAAATGAAACGCGAAATGCTCGCCCGCATCATCCCCGCACTCAAAGACGCCCAAGTCGCCACCGCCTACCCCCACGGCGTCGGCATCCCCCATCCCCAAAACTAA
- a CDS encoding endonuclease/exonuclease/phosphatase family protein, protein MKLLTLNAHAWLESEQVDKIARLAEFIVDRDVDVVALQEVNQLRRAPKTTAAEGFVGGTRREVRADNYALVLRRFLKELSQSCWQWAWVDAHIGFDKYDEGVAVLSRRPIAEVVALPHSTVYDYDNVRRRMSVAARVDAGVAGREVWVVSGHFSWWRDPAFGPATEQGFPLGQPHQDADEFIFRAEWNHLLPQLERLRAQAPVVLAGDFNNAASVRGEGYDLVTAGGMWRDSFLIADETLGEATVHKRIAGWQDNVEALRIDYVFVSAGLGVHSHEVVFADDSSCAVSDHSGILVQIHVGEERCGV, encoded by the coding sequence ATGAAACTTCTCACCCTCAACGCCCACGCCTGGCTGGAATCCGAGCAAGTAGACAAGATTGCCCGGCTGGCCGAGTTCATTGTCGACCGGGACGTTGACGTGGTGGCCCTGCAGGAGGTCAACCAGCTGCGCCGCGCCCCGAAAACCACTGCCGCCGAGGGGTTTGTTGGGGGGACGCGCCGGGAGGTGCGGGCCGATAACTACGCCCTGGTGTTGCGACGTTTTCTCAAAGAGCTTTCGCAGTCCTGTTGGCAGTGGGCGTGGGTGGACGCCCATATCGGTTTCGACAAGTACGACGAGGGGGTGGCGGTGTTGTCGCGGCGGCCGATTGCTGAGGTGGTTGCGCTGCCGCATTCCACTGTTTACGACTACGACAATGTGCGCCGCCGGATGAGCGTGGCAGCCAGGGTGGATGCTGGTGTGGCTGGCCGGGAGGTGTGGGTGGTCTCGGGGCACTTTTCCTGGTGGCGGGATCCGGCCTTTGGTCCTGCCACCGAGCAGGGTTTTCCCTTAGGCCAGCCGCACCAGGACGCCGATGAGTTTATTTTTCGGGCGGAGTGGAATCATTTGTTGCCCCAGTTGGAGCGGTTGCGGGCGCAGGCGCCGGTGGTGCTCGCCGGCGATTTCAACAATGCCGCCAGTGTTCGCGGGGAGGGCTATGACCTGGTCACCGCCGGTGGGATGTGGCGGGATTCCTTCCTGATTGCCGATGAGACTTTAGGTGAGGCGACCGTGCATAAGCGGATTGCGGGGTGGCAGGACAATGTGGAGGCCTTGCGGATTGATTATGTCTTTGTCTCCGCTGGGTTGGGGGTGCACAGTCATGAGGTGGTGTTTGCGGATGATTCATCCTGTGCGGTGTCGGATCATTCGGGGATCTTGGTGCAGATCCACGTAGGGGAGGAGAGGTGTGGTGTGTGA